The Syntrophorhabdaceae bacterium genome includes a region encoding these proteins:
- a CDS encoding MFS transporter: MRPILVFAALSSIFCFSMFYRVTNAVIAPDLMRDLHLNAERLGTLGSAFFYSFALCQIPMGVLLDKIGPRIVITFFSLVGASGAIVFGSADSFASAFMGRTLLGIGMASVLMGSLKVFVIQFPAGRFAILSGTIISIGTLGNVLATSPLAYLNATIGWRQTLFYAGGINVVLAILLFWVLKGDGRNRQHGDTPLSAQDKKTGIMESFRLVVSNLSFWQLGAVAFFRYGTFVALQGLWLGPYFMDIKGLTQMKTGNLLMMLSIGMIIGSPIAGYLTDRVFYSRKTVILTGLGLYALCLVPLTGIFDINSPLVFSVLLFFMGIFSSFGMLAYTHIKDLFPLNMSGTAIAGVNFFVISGGAVLMQVIGVIVEAFVRADRSYPPQGYHTAFFICLLGMVCGLVFYAFSKDSRRPH; this comes from the coding sequence TTGAGACCTATCTTAGTCTTTGCAGCCCTCTCCTCCATATTCTGTTTTTCCATGTTTTACCGTGTCACAAACGCGGTGATCGCCCCTGATCTGATGCGGGATCTTCACCTCAATGCTGAAAGACTCGGCACACTCGGCAGCGCCTTTTTTTATTCTTTCGCCCTTTGCCAGATCCCCATGGGGGTACTTCTCGACAAGATAGGACCCCGGATCGTCATAACCTTTTTCTCTCTCGTAGGTGCATCAGGGGCCATTGTATTCGGTTCTGCGGATTCTTTTGCATCAGCATTTATGGGAAGAACCCTGCTGGGTATCGGTATGGCATCGGTTCTGATGGGGAGCCTGAAGGTCTTTGTCATACAGTTTCCGGCAGGAAGATTCGCCATACTTTCAGGGACTATCATCTCCATTGGAACACTGGGAAACGTCCTTGCCACATCACCCCTGGCATACCTCAACGCGACAATAGGCTGGAGACAGACATTGTTCTACGCAGGGGGCATAAACGTCGTCCTCGCGATCCTCCTTTTCTGGGTCCTGAAAGGTGACGGCAGGAACAGGCAACACGGCGACACGCCTTTGTCTGCTCAGGATAAAAAAACAGGCATCATGGAGTCGTTCCGGCTGGTCGTGAGCAATCTGTCGTTCTGGCAACTGGGCGCTGTAGCCTTCTTCCGATACGGTACATTCGTCGCGTTGCAGGGATTATGGCTTGGACCCTATTTCATGGACATAAAGGGTTTGACACAGATGAAAACCGGCAATCTCCTGATGATGCTCTCCATCGGGATGATCATCGGTTCCCCGATAGCAGGGTACCTGACCGACAGGGTTTTTTATTCCAGAAAAACCGTCATTCTCACGGGATTAGGCCTTTACGCACTCTGTCTTGTACCGCTTACAGGGATATTTGATATTAACAGTCCGCTCGTGTTCTCGGTCTTGCTGTTTTTCATGGGTATATTCAGCAGCTTCGGGATGCTGGCATACACACATATCAAGGATCTTTTTCCTCTTAACATGTCGGGAACAGCCATAGCAGGGGTAAACTTCTTTGTCATATCGGGCGGCGCGGTCTTAATGCAGGTAATCGGGGTTATAGTTGAGGCCTTTGTGCGTGCCGATCGTTCCTACCCTCCCCAGGGCTATCATACGGCATTCTTCATATGTCTCCTGGGTATGGTCTGCGGTCTTGTGTTCTACGCATTCTCAAAGGATTCCCGCAGACCTCATTAA